In Equus caballus isolate H_3958 breed thoroughbred chromosome 22, TB-T2T, whole genome shotgun sequence, the sequence gggccgcgccgggGAGGGGCCGTGGAGATGGGTCACCCCCCGGGAGCCAGAGCTGGGGGTTGGGGTGTCCAGGATCCGGCGGCGGGGCGCCCCCTCCGTGGGGCGTCGGGGCTGGGCGCCGCCGATCCTGAAGCCACCGCCTCCTCCAGCAGAGGGCGGGCCGCGGCCGCGTTTAGGGTCGGAGAAGGCGACCGCAGCGCCCCCTCCCCGACTCCCCGCCCTTCCAGGACCGCCTCCAGCCCGGAGGGGGCGGTCCGGGGGCGGGGTCGCACCGCCCCTTCTCGCTCCCAGTCCCGGGGCCGCCGGGTGGGGGTGGGCCGGGGGCGTGAGGCCGCCCCCCGGGGCCGGGGGACTCCGGAGGGCGCGTCCCAGGTCTCAGGTCTGGccgccgcgccccgccgcccCTCCCCCGGGGGTCTCGGGCCGCCACGGCCGTGGCCTCCCCGTCCCGGCGGCGGCGGGAGGGACCGGGGCGTCAGCCAGGCGTGACGCAGCCGTTGCCATGGTCCGCCTTATAAATAACCGGGCTCGGGAGAAACTTTAGCGAGTCAGAGCCGCGCACGGGACCGGGAAGGGGACCCACTCGAGGGTCCAGCCGCCAGCCCCCGCACTGATAGCGGCCACCCCGGCAacagcggcggcggcagcagcagagACCCAGCGGCGACAGTCCGGAGCCGGGAGGCCGCGCCACCCGCGGGCCGGCCGGAGcgggcagccccaggccccctccccggGCACCCGCGTTCATGCAACGCCTGGTGGCCTGGGACCCAGCATGTCTGCCCCTGCCGCCGCCGCCTGCCTTTAAATCCATGGAAGTGGCCAACTTCTACTACGAGGCGGACTGCTTGGCTGCTGCGTACGGCGGCAAGGCGGCCCCCGTGGCGCCCCCCGCGGCCAGACCCGGGCCGCGCCCCCCCGCCGGCGAGCTGGGTAGCATCGGCGACCACGAGCGCGCCATCGACTTCAGCCCGTACCTGGAGACGCTGGGCGCGCCGCAGGCCCCGGCGCCGGCCACGGCCACGGACACCTTCGAGGCGGCTCCGCCCGCGCCCGCCCCCGCGCCCGCCTCCTCCGGGCAGCACCACGACTTCCTCTCCGACCTCTTCTCCGACGACTACGGGGGCAAGAACTGCAAGAAGGCGGCCGAGTACGGCTACGTGAGCCTGGGCCGCCTGGGGGCCGCCAAGGGCGCGCTGCACCCCGGCTGCTTCGCGCCGCTGcacccgccgcccccgccgccgccgccgccgccgcccgccgagCTCAAGGCGGAGCCGGGCTTCGAGCCCGCGGACTGCAAGCGGAAGGAGGAGGCCGGAGCACcgggcggcggcgccgcgggcaTGGCGGCGGGCTTTCCGTACGCGCTGCGCGCCTACCTCGGCTACCAGGCGGTGCCGAGCGGCAGCAGCGGGAGCCTGTCCACGTCCTCGTCGTCCAGCCCGCCCGGCACGCCGAGCCCCGCCGACGCCAAGGCGCCCCCGGCCGCCTGCTACGCGGGGGCGGCGCCCGCGCCCTCGCAGGTCAAGAGCAAGGCCAAGAAGACCGTGGACAAGCACAGCGACGAGTACAAGATCCGGCGCGAGCGCAACAACATCGCCGTGCGCAAGAGCCGCGACAAGGCCAAGATGCGCAACCTGGAGACGCAGCACAAGGTCCTGGAGCTCACGGCCGAGAACGAGCGGCTGCAGAAGAAGGTGGAGCAGCTGTCGCGCGAGCTCAGCACCCTGCGGAACTTGTTCAAGCAGCTGCCCGAGCCCCTGCTCGCCTCCTCCGGCCACTGCTAGCGCGGCCCCCGCGCGCGGCCCCTGCCGCCGGCCTCCGCGCTCCCGGGCTGcgcccgcgcgcccgccccgGCCCTGGTGGCGCCGGCAAACTTTGGCACTGGGCACTTGGCGGCGCGGGGAGCTCGTcggtaattttaatattttattatatatctatctatatttttgTCCGAACCAACCGCAGTGCAGATGGGGCGCCCGCCCGTGGTGTTATTTAAAGAAGAGACGTCCACGTCCGGACGGACGATAAACTCTCAgcctctccccctgcccctctccGGGCGCCGGCGGGCGGGCCGGTTTCAAAGTTGATGCAATCGGTTTAAACATGGCTGAACGCGTGTGTACACGGGACTGACGCAACCCACGTGTAACTGTCAGCCGGGCCCTGAGCAATCGCTTAAAGATGTTCCTACGGGGTTGTTGCTGttgtgttgtttttattgttgttgttgtttttttttttttggtcttttttttgtattataaaaaaataatctatttctaTGAGAAAAGAGGCGTCTGTATATTTGGGAATCTTTTCCGTTTCAAGCATTAAGAAcacttttaataaactttttttttttttgagaatggTTAAAAAGCCTTTTGGGGGCAGTAGttggcttttgatttttttctctgttttggatggatatggttttatttttgctttgctgGGGTGCCGGGGGTtgttgtgtgtgtgcgtgagctGCTggtatttttggcttttttggtgggggtggggcgggggtgtTACAGCTGGTTCTCCTCCTCTGCTACTCCCCCCAGGGTCTGTGCTTGGAGATGGGGGAgccaggatgggggaggggcggaggaGCGCTGGGTCAGGCTTACCCGGTGACTCAGCGCCCCTGGGTGCTGGGGAGGAGTGACTGGGAGCCCTGTTTGGGGAACGATCCGGGGTCTCTGGCTGGACCTGCGTGCTGGACTTGGGTTCAGGGGGCCCGGAAGGTCCGCGACCTCTGCACAGTGTGTGGGGACCAGTCAGGCAGGCCCGATTACGTAGGAGGAGGGGTACAGGTTTCCGTCCTGCCCAAGTTGAGGCAGATTCTTTTGGTAAGTGTAGTGGGGCGGGCTGTTTAAAAagtgcattgtgtgtgtgtatatgtgtattttaagaGAGGAGCCTGGGTGTGTGGGCGAGCTTGTGTTTGTGTGTCCCTGGCTGGCGTGTGTGTCCCTGGCCcgtggaggagggaagagctgggccaggtggagggaggtggaggaacGGTACTCCCTTTCCTTAGGGTAGGACGGTTACCGCTTGTCCCCCCTGTCCAGATGTGGACACGAGGCCCAGCCTCACCGGCTTGCTCAGGGTGGCTGAGCTCAGATTTGAACCCGGGGCCACTGCCCCTGATTCCCTGTGACAGACACGGCTCCCGGTGAGGctttcccctccccgccccccggcgCTGCACCCCCACCGCCATTCCCGCCCTGGACGGCATTCCTGAGAGTTGAGGGTGCAGACGGAGGGGCTGGTGGATCCACGCACGGCGGCCGCGGTGCCTGGCACGCAGGAGGTGTTATATAAGCCTTTGCTCTTGTTATTTTTCGCTGGGAGTCGGTCCAGTACCAGCGACAGCACATCGGCTCAACCG encodes:
- the CEBPB gene encoding CCAAT/enhancer-binding protein beta, with protein sequence MQRLVAWDPACLPLPPPPAFKSMEVANFYYEADCLAAAYGGKAAPVAPPAARPGPRPPAGELGSIGDHERAIDFSPYLETLGAPQAPAPATATDTFEAAPPAPAPAPASSGQHHDFLSDLFSDDYGGKNCKKAAEYGYVSLGRLGAAKGALHPGCFAPLHPPPPPPPPPPPAELKAEPGFEPADCKRKEEAGAPGGGAAGMAAGFPYALRAYLGYQAVPSGSSGSLSTSSSSSPPGTPSPADAKAPPAACYAGAAPAPSQVKSKAKKTVDKHSDEYKIRRERNNIAVRKSRDKAKMRNLETQHKVLELTAENERLQKKVEQLSRELSTLRNLFKQLPEPLLASSGHC